The genomic DNA AAGTTCTGGAGGTCTAATGCACAGCATAGTCACTATAATCCACACTGTATTGTCAACATGTAGCATGTAGCAGgtgtcttcagagaaggcaatggcacctcacttctgtactcttgcctggaaaatggacaaaggatcctggtaggctgcagtccatggggttgctaagagtcggacacgactgagtgactaaactttcacttttcactttcatgcattggagaaggaaacggcaacccactccagtgttgttgcctggagaatcccaggggcggaggagcctgctgggctgccatctatgggttcacacagagtcggacacgactgaagtgacttagcagcagcagcagcagcaggtgtcttTCTTCTACTGAAGACTTCAGAGACTGTTAGAAACAGATTTTGCATACacttttacacatttttaaagagcAATGCTTAAGAAAATGTTCCTATGTTTGGATGGGGGTGAAGTGGGCACATATCCTTTATTTATACTGCACTATTTCTTTGGCATGGGGTAGCCCTAATTCTACTCTAGCAAACGTTCAACAGTTCCCATTCTCTCAGTCATATTCATGTGTGAACTAGTGGAAAATTGTACAAGGGCTTCAAATACTTCTTCACTTACAGTTGTTTATTAAGTAGGATAATTCATGGGACCATTGGCATTGACACCCTAAAACAGCATTAAGAATCCAATGACTATGTGAAACAGATAGTCAGTCTAGTTTCGATGCATGAGAgaagatgctcagggctggtgcacatgggatgaccctgagggatgggaagggaagggaggtgggaggggggttcaggatggggatacatgtacacccgtggctgattcaagtcagtgtatggcaaaaccactacaatattgtaaagtaattagcctccagttaaaataaataaattaaatacaaaacaaagcaacaacaacaacaaaagaatccaatGACTCTCTaaggataaaatataaattaatgataCAATTTAATTAGTTTCTTAAAGTCTGGGAGATCTGGAAACTCAACAGTCAGGATACcgccttgtttttctttttaaccagaaCCTGGGACCACAAATTTACATCCTGCTTCTGAAGACAAAAATTGGCTAGAGCTGATAACCCTACTTATCCCACAAACTATTTCCCTTCTTGCCCCTTGAGGTTAGAGTTTTCTAGGAAAGTATCAGCATTAAAGTACTTCTAGCCATTCCATCTCGGTGATTATATTGCCTGTATACAACCATAAATTTCTCAGACATGACATGTTGAACACAGACAATAGAAAGGAATGTATATTGGTGTTTCCATATTGGCCCTTACTCTGCAACATGGAATATTTGGTGACTTTATTATTGCCATGAATTCTCACACAATTCCCATCACATCACATATGTTCAGATGCTTGAAAGAGCAGGAATTATCTTGACAGTATGATCCCACTACCTATGTCAACCAGGGGTAAATTATCCAGACTTATTGAGGTAGTGAAAGAGGGGCTTGACTTCACAATATCAGAAATTGCTACTGACTGTGACATGGATTTTGAATATCATCCCCGTCAGAAATTCCCACTGAACGCTAGATGCAAAATGTTACAGCATCAGAATCATAAGTTAAGAGCCCTGAAGGGGCCACACACTTCATTTCACCTCTCTTTATTGTTCAAATTATGTCATCCTCCTATTTAGACTACAACTGTGGAACTAGAATGTGATCAATAACTTATTAGATAAAAAGCGCTGAAAGAGGTAATACTCAAACATTAGCTGTATCAGACTAGTCTTCTGGGAAGGCACAACTAGGCCAATTGTATACCTTGTTTCTGTCCAAAGACACACCCTCTTTGTGTGTTCATTCTCATTCCGGCCAGAAACAGAGAATGGACATTGATGACCACCATGTCTGGATTATGCTGCATCAGCATATTTGGGGGACAAATCTTATGCACTCCTGGGGCTTCAGGTGTCtgtctttcagggtttgaaagcTGAGATGGAACAGGTTCCATCTCAGAAGTAGAACAGAAGCAACAGGTTCTAAATCTTGAttttcatgaataatttttaatagattaATAAGTAATGAGGCCACTCCACATGGAGGATAAAAACAATGGGTCTCTAGGACTTAAAGATACTGTGTTTGTGTAGTTTGATTCTGTTGTTGGCCCATTTTGGCATATTATCTGGGTCAAATTAAGTCTTCTTTGTCAAAGGCAGAATGAACTTTGTTGTAGTCCattcatataaatattattgAGGGTTAAGGTAGGTCATTCTAACAAGACAAATCTGTCAGAAATCTCAGTCTGGGGCCTCAGCAACACCGTCTCTTCTTTTGCAACCTCTTCAaggcatctttgatttctttgttccTCAGACTGTAAATCAAAGGATTCAACATGGGAATCACCACAGTATAGAAGACTGATGCAAATCTGTCAAAGCTGGAGGAACCACCAGTGCTGGAACTCAAATAGACAAACATACCTGAGGTATAGAAGAGAGTGACTGTTGTCAGATGGGAAGCACAGGTGTTGAAAGCCTTGGACCTGCCTCTTGCTGTCGTGATCTTCATGATGGAGATGACAATGGAGACATAGGATATCATGATAATGGAAACATTTATTACGCCAAAGATCATTGTCAATAAAGCGGTAAAGAGTTGTACAGAGAATGTGTCAGTGCAGGATAGAACTAACAGCTGGGGCaggtcacagaagaagtggttgATGACATTAGGCCCACAGAACTGGAGCTGGAGCATGAAACACAATTGGGATATAGAAGCAGAGAGTCCAGCCAAGTAGGATCCCAGCACCATCCGACCGCAGAGAGCGGGCGACATGACTGACGAATAGAGGAGTGGGTTGCAAATGGCGGCATATCGGTCATAAGCCATGGTGGTCATGAGGCAAGACTCGCTCAGCCCCATGGTGGAGAACACGAAGTACTGAGCAGCACAGCCCACTAAGGTGATAGTTTGCCGCTCCTGGAAGAAGTCGTAGAGCATCTTGGGGGCTGTGGAGGTCACGTAGCAGATGTCCATGAAGGACAGGTTactgagaaagaagtacatgggggtgtggaggtgggagtcCATTCTTATTAAGATGAGGAGCGACAGGTTCCAAGTCAGGGTCAAAATGTATATCACCAGGAATATGACAAAGAGCACTACTATGATTCTGGGGAAATCTGAGAATCCCAAAAGAATAAATTCAGTGATCTCTGTGATATTTTCTCCTCCAATCATTGGCTTGATgctcctaaaaaaagaaaagagtcaagAGAATATATTGCCTACTCATGAAATGACAGCATTACAGGTCTCATATACAccatattttcccccattcagcACTGGAAACGTGGAAATGCTCCACTGTCCTATTGACAGACCCCAGCTTTTCATCTTGAATTGTCAAGAAGTGCCTTCTCAATGTTCTATGGAATacagagtccatggagttctccaggccagaatactgaagcaggtagcctttcccttctctagggggtcttcacaacccatggatcaaacccaggtctcctgcattgcaagcagattctctaccagctgagccaccagggaagcccaagaagactggattgggtagcctatcatTTCTTCAGCAGATTTTTCCAACCCAAGAATTAAACTGGTGTCTCTGCAGTTgcagaattgcaggcagattctttaccagctgagtcacaagggaaggcAACTTATTTTATGAGGtcacacaaaaattaaaaggtaTATTTCTAAAATTGACTGAAACTTTGAAATAAAGCAATGCCTATCTCTGCCAAAGCAATTGAAATTCTGTGCTTGTGTATAATGAAGAGACCTTTGGTTAAAACAACAGGAGTTTTAAAGGCCTCTGATGATTTAATATATGTGACTGTTGCTTTGTAATAATAAAAGGATAAGCAGCATCATTTCAGGATAAATTTGAACTAGCCCTTCTTCCCATGATGGTCACTGAAAtgggttttcaaaaattttttctttgcccGTAAAAAATTACCCTGTTTATGGAGCTAGTGCAGCCCCCGGGATTGGGGGAGGCATGCCAAGGGTGCCCCAGATGGAGAAGCGACGGTCGTCTGATTTCCTGCAACCCAAATGCAGAGGGGCTAGTGGGCCACACGGAGGCAACCCAGATgatttatcaatggtgctgtatagatggagaagtcttgaggctactgtaaaaataagactgaaaaccagaagcaggaggcttaagtccaaatcctgagaacaccagagaactcctaactccaggaaac from Budorcas taxicolor isolate Tak-1 chromosome 15, Takin1.1, whole genome shotgun sequence includes the following:
- the LOC128060703 gene encoding olfactory receptor 5AN1-like → MIGGENITEITEFILLGFSDFPRIIVVLFVIFLVIYILTLTWNLSLLILIRMDSHLHTPMYFFLSNLSFMDICYVTSTAPKMLYDFFQERQTITLVGCAAQYFVFSTMGLSESCLMTTMAYDRYAAICNPLLYSSVMSPALCGRMVLGSYLAGLSASISQLCFMLQLQFCGPNVINHFFCDLPQLLVLSCTDTFSVQLFTALLTMIFGVINVSIIMISYVSIVISIMKITTARGRSKAFNTCASHLTTVTLFYTSGMFVYLSSSTGGSSSFDRFASVFYTVVIPMLNPLIYSLRNKEIKDALKRLQKKRRCC